A window of Citrus sinensis cultivar Valencia sweet orange chromosome 7, DVS_A1.0, whole genome shotgun sequence contains these coding sequences:
- the LOC102623277 gene encoding putative receptor-like protein kinase At3g47110 encodes MLNSNSMSCLATLVWCFSLFSLLNSDSCFALSNETDRLALLAIKSQLQDPLGVTSSWNNSINLCQWTGVTCGHRHQRVTELDLRNQSIGGFLSPYVGNLSFLRVINLANNDFYGEIPNEAGRLFRLETLLLTNNSFSGKIPTNLSRCSNLINFRVRRNHLVGEVPVDIGYSWLKLEVLSFADNQLTGQFPPSIGNLSALQVINIGVNGLSGRFPDCLGQLRDLYYFSIEENNFFGTFPVSIFNISSLQTISLAFNRFEGSLPVDIGFNLPNLAYLNVGQNNLTGTLPHSLSNVSNLKGLELFDNSFSGNVRIDFGSLLNLNWLNLKDNNLGGGTISDLDFVTLLTNCSKLEALEIGSNRFGGVLPHSIVNLSTTVTSIDMQHNQISGSIPFEMKNLIKLNALYLHYNQLNGIIPHTIGELRNLQAMSLSANNMTGTIPDSLGNLTLLTGLWLRINNLKGGIPSSLGNCQNLMELSISQNRITGALPKQILGIKTLSTLLDLSDNLLGGPIPVEVGNLKNLGALYVSRNQFSGEIPTTLSSCTSLEYLDMHENSFSGSIPFALNSLKSIKAIDLSCNNLSGQIPKYFENLLFLELLNLSYNHFEGEVPTKGVFSSKINISLLGNEKLCGGLNELHLPPCHSTRPRKSTVTLLKVLLPVIGSVLILLTCRTVVENRRRKLAHKSSSTLRVEQRFPMVSYAELSKATNEFSSSNIIGQGSFGSVYKGNLGENAMPVAVKVMNLKQKGATKSFVAECEALRNIRHRNLIKIITVCSSIDFKGIEFKALVYEYLPCGSLEDWLHQSNDQLEAGNLNLIQRLNVVIDVASVIEYLHHHCQPPIVHGDIKPSNILLDYDLIAHVGDFGLARFLSDRSPCTILETSSSSIGIKGTVGYIAPEYGMGGDVSMTGDVYSFGILLLEMFTRRRPTDNMFNDGLTLHEFAKMSLPEKLMEIVDPSLLLDLKPRASNSSNPGNYGAKIEECLATIVKIGVLCSMESPSERMQIIDVVAKLGAAKEVFIGRRA; translated from the exons ATGCTAAATTCCAATTCCATGAGCTGCCTTGCCACTTTAGTATGGTGCTTTAGCTTGTTTTCATTGCTTAATTCTGATAGTTGTTTCGCCCTTTCAAACGAGACAGATCGTCTTGCTTTGCTTGCCATAAAGTCACAGCTTCAGGATCCACTTGGTGTTACAAGTTCATGGAACAATTCTATCAACTTGTGCCAATGGACAGGCGTGACTTGTGGTCATCGACACCAAAGAGTAACTGAGTTAGATTTGAGAAACCAAAGCATAGGGGGTTTCTTATCGCCTTATGTTGGGAATCTCAGCTTCCTTAGAGTCATCAACCTGGCTAACAACGATTTCTATGGTGAAATTCCCAATGAAGCTGGTCGTCTGTTCAGGCTTGAAACTCTATTGCTGAcaaataattctttttctgGTAAAATACCCACCAATTTGTCCCGTTGCTCTAACCTCATCAATTTCCGTGTCCGCCGAAACCACCTTGTGGGAGAAGTTCCAGTAGATATTGGTTACAGCTGGTTGAAGCTTGAGGTATTATCCTTTGCAGACAATCAGTTAACAGGCCAGTTCCCACCTTCCATTGGGAATCTCTCAGCTCttcaagtaattaatattGGAGTGAATGGATTGAGTGGGAGATTTCCTGACTGTCTAGGTCAATTAAGAGATTTATACTACTTCAGCATAGAGGAAAATAACTTCTTTGGTACGTTTcctgtttcaatttttaacaTCTCTTCCCTTCAGACGATTTCTTTAGCGTTTAATAGATTCGAAGGAAGTCTTCCAGTTGACATAGGTTTTAATCTTCCGAATCTGGCATATCTAAATGTAGGACAAAACAATCTTACAGGTACTCTCCCACATTCACTGTCCAATGTTTCAAACCTTAAGGGGCTTGAACTGTTTGATAATTCTTTCAGTGGGAATGTGAGAATTGATTTTGGCAGTCTCCTGAATCTAAATTGGCTCAATTTGAAAGACAATAATTTAGGTGGTGGAACAATCAGTGATCTTGATTTTGTAACCCTTCTCACAAACTGCAGCAAATTGGAAGCGCTTGAAATTGGTTCCAATAGATTTGGAGGAGTGCTACCACATTCGATAGTCAACCTCTCAACAACTGTGACCAGTATTGACATGCAACACAACCAAATATCTGGCAGCATAccttttgaaatgaaaaatcttaTCAAATTGAATGCCCTTTATCTGCATTATAACCAACTAAATGGCATTATTCCTCATACCATTGGTGAACTCAGAAACCTACAAGCTATGAGCTTGTCTGCAAACAACATGACTGGGACCATCCCTGACTCTCTTGGCAACTTGACATTATTGACTGGTCTTTGGCTAAGAATCAACAACTTGAAAGGCGGTATACCCTCATCCCTTGGGaattgtcaaaatttgatggaatTATCTATTTCCCAAAATAGAATCACTGGTGCCTTGCCAAAACAAATCCTCGGCATAAAGACCCTTTCAACTCTCCTAGATCTGTCTGATAACCTTCTTGGTGGTCCTATTCCCGTAGAAGTTGGAAACTTGAAGAATCTAGGTGCCTTGTATGTATCTAGAAATCAATTTTCCGGTGAAATTCCTACTACTCTAAGTTCTTGTACAAGCTTAGAATATCTTGATATGCATGAAAATTCTTTCAGCGGTAGCATTCCTTTTGCTTTGAATTCTTTGAAAAGCATTAAAGCGATAGATCTCTCATGCAATAATTTGTCAGGTCAGATTCCAAAATATTTCGAGAATTTATTGTTCTTGGAACTCTTAAACTTGTCTTATAATCACTTTGAGGGTGAAGTACCAACAAAAGGAGTTTTCAgtagtaaaattaatatttctctACTTGGGAATGAGAAGCTTTGTGGGGGTTTAAATGAACTGCACTTGCCACCTTGCCATTCTACTAGACCAAGAAAATCAACAGTCACTCTTCTCAAGGTTCTGCTTCCTGTGATTGGGTCAGTTCTCATCTTATTAACATGCCGTACTGTTGTTGAAAATCGAAGAAGGAAACTTGCACATAAATCCTCAAGCACGTTGCGGGTGGAACAACGATTTCCGATGGTTTCCTATGCGGAGCTAAGTAAGGcaacaaatgaattttcatcatcaaacaTAATTGGTCAGGGAAGCTTTGGCTCCGTGTACAAGGGGAATCTTGGTGAAAATGCAATGCCAGTAGCAGTGAAGGTAATGAATCTTAAGCAAAAGGGTGCAACCAAGAGTTTTGTTGCTGAATGTGAAGCATTAAGAAATATTCGCCATCGAAatctcatcaaaatcatcactgTTTGCTCAAGCATTGATTTTAAAGGGATTGAGTTCAAGGCTCTTGTTTACGAATACTTGCCATGTGGAAGTTTGGAGGATTGGCTGCACCAGAGCAATGATCAACTTGAAGCAGGCAACTTAAATCTCATTCAAAGACTGAACGTAGTCATTGATGTGGCTTCTGTAATTGAATATCTTCACCATCACTGCCAACCGCCAATTGTTCATGGTGATATAAAGCCAAGCAATATTCTACTTGATTATGACTTGATCGCCCATGTAGGTGACTTCGGGCTTGCAAGATTTCTTTCTGATCGCTCACCTTGTACAATTCTTGAAACTTCATCAAGTTCAATTGGGATAAAAGGAACTGTCGGTTATATAGCCCCAG agTATGGCATGGGCGGGGATGTGTCCATGACAGGAGATGTGTACAGCTTTGGAATCTTATTGCTAGAGATGTTTACAAGAAGACGGCCAACCGATAACATGTTTAATGACGGTTTGACTCTCCATGAATTTGCCAAGATGTCTCTAccagaaaaattaatggaaattGTTGATCCTTCTTTGTTGTTGGACTTGAAACCAAGGGCGAGCAACTCTAGTAATCCTGGAAATTATGGAGCCAAAATCGAGGAGTGCTTGGCTACTATAGTGAAAATTGGAGTTCTGTGCTCAATGGAATCTCCATCCGAGCGAATGCAAATAATAGATGTCGTGGCAAAATTAGGTGCTGCTAAGGAGGTTTTTATAGGTAGGAGGGCGTGA